A region from the Sulfurivermis fontis genome encodes:
- the gcvPB gene encoding aminomethyl-transferring glycine dehydrogenase subunit GcvPB, protein MLIFEHSRSGRVNAAQTPGPQPAYDGIPDRFRRKDRPLLPEVSELEAVRHYTRLSQKNFSIDTQFYPLGSCTMKYNPRGCHTLASLPGFLARHPQAPVATHGQGVLACLYDLQEILKDVTGMKGCSLTPAAGAQGEFAGVAMIRAYHDARGDTARREILVPDAAHGTNPATAVMCGYEAREIPTDENGDVDLAALKAAVGPQTAGIMLTNPSTLGVFERRIKEIAQIVHSAGGLLYYDGANLNAILGKVKPGAMGFDVVHLNLHKTFSTPHGGGGPGAGPVVVGERLLPFLPIPMVGYDGREYRWLEEADCPQSIGRLSAHAGNVGILLRAYVYARMLGREGMERVADYATLNANYLMARLQQAGFEAAFPARRATHEFIITLKKEAKEWGTGARDFAKRLLDYGFHAPTTYFPLLVPECLLIEPTETESKETLDAFVDVLAKIRAEAQQTPDIVTGAPHTLPVKRLDDVKAARELDLVWKKPA, encoded by the coding sequence ATGCTGATCTTCGAACACTCCCGCAGCGGCCGCGTCAACGCGGCGCAGACCCCCGGACCGCAACCGGCCTATGACGGCATCCCCGATCGGTTCCGTCGCAAGGACCGGCCGCTGCTGCCGGAGGTATCGGAGCTGGAGGCGGTGCGCCACTACACGCGCCTGTCGCAGAAGAATTTCTCCATCGACACGCAGTTCTACCCGCTGGGTTCCTGCACCATGAAGTACAACCCGCGCGGCTGCCATACGCTGGCCTCGCTGCCCGGTTTTCTGGCGCGCCACCCGCAGGCCCCGGTGGCGACCCACGGCCAGGGTGTGCTGGCCTGCCTGTACGACTTGCAGGAAATACTGAAGGACGTTACCGGCATGAAGGGGTGCTCGCTCACGCCGGCGGCCGGCGCCCAGGGCGAGTTCGCCGGCGTGGCAATGATCCGCGCCTATCACGACGCGCGCGGCGATACGGCGCGGCGCGAGATCCTGGTGCCCGACGCGGCGCACGGCACCAATCCGGCGACGGCGGTGATGTGCGGCTACGAGGCGCGCGAAATACCCACCGACGAGAATGGCGATGTCGATCTGGCGGCGCTGAAGGCGGCGGTGGGGCCGCAGACCGCCGGCATCATGCTGACCAATCCGTCGACGCTGGGTGTATTCGAGCGGCGCATCAAGGAGATCGCGCAGATCGTGCATTCGGCCGGCGGCCTGCTGTATTACGACGGCGCGAATCTCAACGCCATCCTTGGCAAGGTGAAGCCGGGCGCCATGGGCTTCGACGTGGTGCATCTCAATCTGCACAAAACCTTCTCCACCCCGCACGGCGGCGGCGGCCCGGGTGCCGGCCCGGTGGTGGTGGGCGAACGCCTGCTGCCGTTCCTGCCCATCCCGATGGTGGGCTACGACGGCCGCGAATACCGCTGGCTGGAGGAGGCGGACTGCCCGCAGTCCATCGGCCGTCTGTCGGCCCATGCCGGCAACGTCGGCATCCTGCTGCGCGCCTATGTTTATGCGCGGATGCTCGGCCGCGAGGGCATGGAGCGGGTGGCCGATTACGCTACGCTGAACGCCAACTATCTGATGGCACGCCTGCAACAGGCCGGTTTCGAGGCGGCCTTCCCCGCGCGCCGTGCCACCCATGAATTCATCATCACGCTGAAGAAAGAAGCCAAGGAGTGGGGCACCGGCGCGCGCGATTTCGCCAAGCGTCTGCTCGACTACGGTTTTCATGCGCCGACCACCTACTTCCCGCTGCTGGTGCCCGAATGCCTGCTCATCGAGCCCACCGAGACCGAGAGCAAGGAGACGCTGGACGCCTTCGTCGACGTGCTGGCGAAGATCCGCGCGGAGGCGCAGCAGACCCCGGACATCGTCACCGGGGCGCCGCACACCTTGCCGGTGAAGCGTCTCGACGACGTCAAGGCGGCACGTGAGTTGGATCTGGTCTGGAAGAAACCGGCATAA
- a CDS encoding carbohydrate kinase family protein, translated as MSALICGSIAYDTIMVFHDRFKNHILPDQVHILNVSFLVPDMRREFGGCAGNIAYNLKLLGGKPLPMATVGRDFEPYADWLEQCRIDTRHIKVLDNTYTAQAFITTDQDANQITAFHPGAMSFAHENRIDEAKGVTLGIVAPDGRDGMIEHATQFAEANIPFIFDPGQGLPMFDGDDLKCFIEQATWVAVNDYEAQLLEERTGLSPHEIAERVEALIITKGAHGSYIYTKQRRLEIPTAPVRELHDPTGCGDAYRAGLIYGLMNDMDWETTGRVASLMGAIKIEHPGTQNHRFTFDEFKSRFHEAFGYHL; from the coding sequence ATGTCTGCACTGATCTGCGGTTCCATCGCCTATGACACCATCATGGTGTTCCATGATCGCTTCAAGAACCACATCCTGCCCGATCAGGTGCACATCCTGAATGTCTCCTTCCTGGTGCCGGACATGCGCCGCGAGTTCGGCGGTTGTGCCGGCAACATTGCCTATAATCTGAAACTGCTCGGCGGCAAACCGTTGCCGATGGCCACCGTGGGGCGCGACTTCGAGCCCTATGCCGATTGGCTGGAGCAGTGCCGTATCGATACGCGCCATATCAAGGTGCTGGACAACACCTACACCGCGCAGGCCTTCATCACCACCGATCAGGATGCCAACCAGATCACCGCGTTCCATCCCGGTGCCATGAGCTTTGCCCACGAGAACCGTATCGACGAGGCCAAGGGGGTGACCCTCGGTATCGTCGCGCCCGATGGCCGCGACGGCATGATCGAGCACGCCACCCAGTTTGCCGAGGCCAACATCCCCTTCATCTTCGATCCGGGCCAGGGCCTGCCGATGTTCGATGGTGATGACCTCAAGTGCTTCATCGAGCAGGCCACCTGGGTGGCGGTGAACGATTACGAGGCGCAGTTGCTGGAGGAGCGCACCGGCCTGTCGCCGCACGAGATCGCCGAGCGTGTCGAGGCCCTGATCATCACTAAAGGTGCGCACGGTTCGTATATCTACACCAAGCAGCGCCGCCTGGAGATTCCCACTGCGCCGGTGCGTGAGCTGCATGACCCTACCGGCTGCGGCGATGCCTATCGTGCCGGCCTGATCTACGGTCTGATGAACGACATGGACTGGGAGACCACCGGCCGTGTCGCCTCGCTGATGGGGGCCATCAAGATCGAGCATCCCGGCACGCAGAACCACCGCTTCACCTTCGACGAGTTCAAGAGCCGCTTCCATGAGGCCTTCGGCTATCACCTGTAG
- a CDS encoding diacylglycerol kinase, producing MTEINKPGHRGLSHVVKAFGYSVQGLKAALQYEEAFRLELLALIVMLPAALWLGGNGIERALLVGSLLLVLIVELINSAIEAVVDRVGVEHHTLAGRAKDIGSAAVFMALMNVLVVWGFVLYDRFVA from the coding sequence ATGACCGAGATCAACAAGCCCGGCCACAGGGGCCTCAGCCATGTCGTCAAGGCCTTCGGTTATTCCGTACAGGGGCTGAAGGCCGCCCTACAGTATGAAGAGGCCTTTCGCCTGGAACTGCTGGCACTGATCGTCATGTTGCCTGCTGCGCTGTGGCTGGGCGGCAACGGCATCGAGCGGGCCCTGCTGGTGGGCAGTCTGCTGCTGGTGCTTATCGTCGAGCTGATCAACTCCGCCATCGAGGCAGTGGTGGACCGCGTCGGTGTCGAGCACCATACCCTGGCCGGCCGCGCCAAGGACATCGGATCGGCGGCGGTATTCATGGCGCTGATGAACGTGCTGGTGGTGTGGGGCTTCGTGCTCTATGACCGGTTTGTGGCTTAA
- the fis gene encoding DNA-binding transcriptional regulator Fis, protein MNTTSAARTIPLNGMVRNALQQYFQDLNGHEPNDLYQLLLSEVERPLLETVMHYARGNQTRAAQALGINRGTLRKKLKQYGLDN, encoded by the coding sequence ATGAACACCACTAGCGCAGCCCGCACCATCCCGCTCAACGGCATGGTACGCAACGCACTGCAACAGTATTTCCAGGATTTGAACGGCCACGAGCCCAACGACCTCTACCAACTGCTGCTGTCCGAAGTGGAACGCCCGCTGCTGGAGACCGTGATGCACTACGCCCGGGGTAACCAGACCCGCGCCGCCCAGGCCCTCGGCATCAACCGCGGCACCCTGCGCAAGAAGCTCAAGCAGTACGGTCTGGACAACTGA
- a CDS encoding purple acid phosphatase family protein: protein MPVAFVHVFLRWLRRLLLGVLVLVALWGVGRLGQVAWQSAYDGAREPYLQVVSHDGITLRWQSGEEEIGVVRYGTDPARLEHVVRETTARLSHEVRLAGLQPATRYYYAVGTDAAVYRGGPDYWFHTAPPPGDRGPIRLWIQGDPGYWHEGTRTVRDAALQWSAQHPRSGRPPFDLWLTTGDNAYSSGKAREFQEALFEPYAALLRNIPYLPVYGNHDARRWTFYRVFSFPAAGEAGGVPSGSERYFSFDYANIHVVVLDSESGDLSADGPMLRWLQQDLAANRLPWTVALFHHPPYSRGGHNSDSWRDSWGRMVDMRTTFLPVLEAGGVDLVLSGHSHVYERSHLLACHYGRADTLRPEMVLDSGGGGPEAPYRKPAGRAAHGGTVYAVVGSTAKLDAGPLDHPVHAVNRRELGSLLIDVEDARLDAYFINAHGQVSDRFRIVKSADIAPVERRCGTGR, encoded by the coding sequence ATGCCTGTAGCCTTTGTCCATGTCTTTCTGCGCTGGTTGCGGCGCCTGTTGTTGGGGGTGCTGGTGTTGGTGGCGCTGTGGGGTGTGGGGCGGCTGGGGCAGGTGGCCTGGCAGAGCGCTTATGACGGTGCCCGTGAGCCCTACCTCCAGGTGGTGAGCCACGACGGCATCACCCTGCGCTGGCAGAGCGGTGAAGAGGAGATTGGCGTGGTGCGTTATGGCACCGACCCCGCGCGGCTGGAGCACGTGGTGCGCGAGACGACGGCACGGCTCTCGCATGAGGTCCGGCTGGCCGGATTGCAGCCGGCGACGCGCTATTACTATGCCGTGGGCACCGATGCGGCGGTGTATCGCGGCGGCCCGGACTACTGGTTCCATACCGCACCGCCTCCCGGTGACCGCGGCCCGATCCGCCTGTGGATACAAGGTGACCCGGGTTATTGGCACGAGGGGACACGCACGGTACGTGATGCCGCTTTGCAGTGGTCGGCGCAGCATCCACGGTCCGGGCGTCCCCCCTTCGACCTGTGGCTGACCACCGGTGACAACGCCTACAGCTCGGGCAAGGCACGGGAGTTTCAGGAAGCCCTGTTCGAACCCTATGCCGCGTTGCTGCGCAACATTCCCTATCTGCCGGTGTATGGCAACCATGATGCCCGCCGCTGGACCTTTTATCGTGTCTTCAGCTTTCCGGCCGCCGGTGAGGCCGGTGGTGTGCCATCGGGTAGCGAACGGTATTTTTCTTTCGACTACGCCAATATCCATGTCGTGGTGCTGGACTCCGAGTCTGGTGACTTGTCGGCCGACGGGCCGATGTTGCGCTGGTTGCAGCAGGATCTGGCCGCCAACCGGCTGCCGTGGACCGTGGCCCTGTTCCACCACCCGCCGTACAGCCGCGGCGGGCACAATTCCGACAGCTGGCGGGACAGTTGGGGGCGCATGGTGGACATGCGCACCACATTTCTGCCGGTGTTGGAGGCCGGTGGTGTCGATTTGGTGTTGAGCGGCCACAGCCATGTGTACGAGCGCAGCCATCTCCTGGCCTGCCATTACGGTAGGGCCGATACGTTGCGGCCGGAGATGGTGCTGGACAGCGGCGGTGGCGGGCCGGAGGCCCCCTACCGCAAGCCGGCGGGGCGTGCGGCCCATGGCGGCACGGTGTATGCGGTGGTCGGTTCGACGGCCAAGCTCGATGCCGGACCGCTCGATCACCCGGTGCACGCGGTGAACCGGCGTGAGCTGGGGTCGCTATTGATCGACGTGGAAGACGCCCGGTTGGACGCGTATTTCATCAATGCCCACGGTCAGGTGAGCGATCGCTTCCGCATCGTGAAGTCAGCGGATATCGCGCCGGTGGAACGCCGCTGCGGTACGGGGAGATAG
- the purD gene encoding phosphoribosylamine--glycine ligase has protein sequence MNVLVIGSGGREHALAWKAAQSPRVRKVFVAPGNAGTAREAKLENVAIKVEDIQGLVAFARDNAVALTIVGPEVPLVLGVVDAFTAAGLRCFGPSQAAAQLEGSKAFTKDFLARHGIPTAAYATFTDMEAALAYVREQGAPIVIKADGLAAGKGVIVAMTEDEAEDAVRDMLAGNAFGEAGHRVVIEEFLEGEEASFIVMVDGEHILPMATSQDHKRVGDGDTGPNTGGMGAYSPAPVVTPEVHARVMREVIEPTVRGMAAEGHPYTGFLYAGLMITPDGAPKVIEYNCRFGDPETQPIMLRLKSELVGLCEAALDRRLHEVSAEWDSRAAVGVVLAAGGYPGDYRKGDVISGLDEATAPDAKVFHAGTADRNGQVVTAGGRVLCATALGTTVSEAQARAYALAGKIRWDGLFYRRDIAWRAIQREGG, from the coding sequence ATGAACGTACTGGTAATCGGCAGCGGCGGGCGCGAACACGCCCTGGCCTGGAAGGCGGCGCAGTCGCCGCGCGTGCGCAAGGTCTTCGTGGCGCCGGGCAACGCCGGCACCGCGCGCGAGGCCAAGCTGGAGAACGTCGCCATCAAGGTGGAAGACATCCAGGGGCTGGTCGCCTTCGCGCGCGACAACGCTGTCGCCCTCACCATCGTCGGCCCGGAAGTGCCGCTGGTGCTCGGCGTGGTGGACGCCTTTACTGCCGCCGGCCTGCGCTGCTTCGGTCCCAGCCAGGCGGCGGCCCAGTTGGAGGGCTCCAAGGCATTCACCAAGGACTTCCTCGCCCGCCACGGCATTCCCACCGCCGCCTACGCCACCTTCACCGACATGGAGGCGGCGCTGGCCTATGTGCGCGAACAGGGCGCCCCCATCGTCATCAAGGCCGACGGCCTCGCCGCCGGCAAGGGCGTCATCGTCGCCATGACCGAGGACGAGGCCGAGGACGCAGTACGCGACATGCTGGCCGGCAACGCCTTCGGCGAGGCCGGACATCGCGTGGTGATCGAGGAGTTCCTGGAAGGCGAAGAGGCCAGTTTCATCGTCATGGTGGACGGCGAACACATCCTGCCCATGGCCACCAGCCAGGACCACAAGCGAGTCGGTGACGGCGACACCGGCCCCAACACCGGTGGCATGGGCGCCTACTCCCCGGCCCCGGTGGTCACGCCGGAGGTGCATGCGCGCGTGATGCGCGAGGTGATCGAACCCACGGTGCGCGGCATGGCCGCCGAAGGCCACCCCTACACCGGTTTCCTCTACGCCGGCCTGATGATCACCCCCGACGGCGCGCCCAAGGTCATCGAATACAACTGCCGTTTCGGCGACCCGGAGACCCAGCCCATCATGCTGCGCCTCAAATCCGAACTGGTGGGACTGTGCGAGGCGGCGCTCGACCGCCGCCTGCACGAAGTCAGCGCCGAGTGGGACAGCCGCGCCGCCGTGGGCGTGGTGCTGGCCGCCGGCGGCTATCCGGGCGACTATCGCAAGGGCGACGTCATCTCCGGCCTGGACGAGGCCACAGCCCCGGATGCCAAGGTGTTCCATGCCGGCACCGCCGACAGGAATGGACAAGTGGTCACCGCCGGCGGCCGCGTACTGTGCGCCACCGCCCTGGGCACCACGGTCAGCGAGGCCCAGGCCCGCGCCTACGCCCTGGCCGGCAAGATCCGCTGGGACGGCCTGTTTTATCGCCGGGACATCGCCTGGCGCGCCATCCAGCGTGAAGGGGGCTGA
- a CDS encoding bacteriohemerythrin, with translation MYYFVWDSSLETGIDIIDSQHKRIVEYINQLHDAIADKSKEDIEQVLNQLIDYTVSHFTFEESLQEKAGYGHLEPHRKVHEAFTARVRDYKARFDKGEDISKKLLSDLRIWLTNHIKQEDRDYVATVKAHLNGDHDKGWLSKTLSRIFGG, from the coding sequence ATGTACTACTTTGTCTGGGACTCAAGTCTGGAAACCGGTATCGACATCATCGATTCGCAGCACAAGCGCATCGTTGAATACATCAACCAGCTGCACGACGCCATCGCCGACAAGAGCAAAGAGGATATCGAGCAGGTGCTGAACCAGCTCATCGACTACACCGTCAGCCACTTCACCTTCGAGGAAAGCCTGCAAGAGAAGGCCGGTTATGGCCATCTGGAGCCACACCGCAAGGTCCACGAGGCCTTCACCGCCCGGGTCCGCGACTACAAGGCCCGCTTCGACAAGGGCGAGGACATTTCGAAGAAGCTGCTCTCCGACCTACGTATCTGGCTGACCAATCACATCAAACAGGAAGACCGCGACTATGTCGCCACAGTCAAGGCCCATCTCAACGGCGACCACGACAAGGGCTGGCTGTCCAAGACCCTGAGCCGCATCTTCGGCGGCTGA
- a CDS encoding LTA synthase family protein translates to MHKIPRLPRFLALATVLYLLVFSLLRLGFWLYFDAAGDPLPGGELLTALYLGLKFDLRLTLLILLPLFLLAWLPWLSPFHSAAARRFWVGYLTLTGMATLLFYMIDFGHYAYLQTRVDASALRFLKNLDISLQMVWETYPVLTLGAALLAAGALQSWAMNRLLLRCAVTPAPRLNWKGRTVTTLLTTLLLLGGLYGKFSAYPLRWSDAFFGTHTFSAQLTFNPLLYFVDTLLNGGGVTFDTEQVRRYYPEMAAWLGVDNPDPASLDFRRRHVPGQTPSTPPNVVIVIMESFASYKSGLSGNPLAPTPHIDRLAADGYFYPNFYTPQTGTARSIFCAITGIPDVETHGTSSRNPRIVDQHTLLNSFAGYDKFYFLGGSVSWGNIRGLLTNNIPDLRLYEEGSYSAPVVDVWGISDLDLFREADKVFRQQQKPFVAVVQTSGNHRPYTIPEDNAGFELLHPSPRELERAGFHSVEEFNAYRFMDHSIGEFMRLAQEAGYADNTVFAFFGDHGLPGIAEHASRADVQLDLTSNRVPFIIYSPRLIPQGRRIDTVASETDVLATLAALAGQSYVNTTLGRNLLDPRFDGERYAFKIIQSTPVRIGLIGDEFYFETNADGSYRHLHRLDSKKPRDNVIERYPDVAARMEQMTRAYHETAKYMLYHNKPVTPD, encoded by the coding sequence ATGCACAAGATACCTCGCCTGCCGCGCTTCCTGGCCCTCGCCACCGTACTGTACCTCCTGGTCTTCAGCCTGTTGCGGCTGGGGTTCTGGCTGTATTTCGATGCCGCCGGCGACCCGCTGCCCGGCGGCGAGCTGCTGACGGCGCTGTACCTCGGCCTCAAGTTCGACCTGCGCCTGACCCTGCTGATCCTGCTGCCGCTGTTCCTGCTCGCCTGGCTGCCCTGGCTCAGCCCGTTCCACTCGGCGGCAGCGCGCCGGTTCTGGGTCGGTTATCTGACGTTGACCGGCATGGCCACGCTGCTGTTCTACATGATCGACTTCGGCCACTACGCCTACCTGCAGACCCGCGTCGACGCCAGCGCCCTGCGCTTTCTGAAGAACCTCGACATCTCGCTGCAGATGGTCTGGGAGACCTACCCGGTGCTGACCCTCGGCGCCGCGCTGCTGGCCGCTGGCGCCCTGCAGTCCTGGGCGATGAACCGTCTGCTGCTGCGCTGCGCCGTGACGCCCGCGCCGCGACTGAACTGGAAGGGCCGCACCGTCACCACCTTGCTCACCACCCTGCTGCTGCTGGGCGGCCTGTACGGCAAGTTCTCCGCCTATCCGCTGCGCTGGAGTGACGCCTTCTTCGGCACCCACACCTTCTCCGCCCAGCTCACCTTCAACCCCTTGCTGTATTTCGTCGATACGCTGCTCAACGGCGGCGGCGTGACCTTCGATACCGAACAGGTGCGCCGCTACTACCCGGAGATGGCGGCCTGGCTGGGCGTCGACAACCCCGATCCGGCTAGCCTCGACTTCCGCCGCCGCCACGTTCCCGGCCAGACACCGAGCACTCCGCCCAATGTGGTGATCGTGATCATGGAGTCCTTCGCCAGCTACAAGTCGGGCCTGTCCGGCAATCCCCTCGCCCCGACGCCGCACATCGACCGGCTGGCGGCCGACGGCTATTTCTACCCCAATTTCTACACCCCGCAGACCGGCACGGCGCGCTCCATCTTCTGCGCCATCACCGGCATTCCCGACGTGGAGACCCACGGCACCTCGTCGCGCAATCCGCGCATCGTCGATCAACACACGCTGCTCAACAGCTTTGCCGGCTACGACAAGTTCTACTTCCTCGGCGGCAGCGTCAGCTGGGGCAACATCCGCGGCCTGCTCACCAACAACATCCCCGACCTGCGCCTGTATGAGGAAGGCAGCTACAGCGCGCCGGTCGTCGACGTCTGGGGCATTTCCGACCTGGACCTGTTCCGTGAGGCGGACAAGGTATTCCGCCAGCAGCAGAAACCCTTCGTCGCCGTGGTGCAGACCTCGGGCAATCACCGCCCCTATACCATCCCCGAGGACAACGCCGGCTTCGAACTGCTGCACCCGTCGCCGCGCGAACTGGAGCGTGCCGGTTTCCACTCGGTGGAGGAATTCAACGCCTATCGCTTCATGGATCACAGCATCGGCGAGTTCATGCGCCTGGCACAGGAAGCCGGCTATGCCGACAACACCGTGTTCGCCTTCTTCGGCGACCACGGCCTGCCGGGCATCGCGGAGCATGCCAGCCGGGCCGACGTGCAGCTGGATCTCACCAGCAATCGCGTCCCCTTCATCATCTACAGCCCCAGGCTGATACCGCAGGGGCGTCGCATCGACACCGTCGCCAGCGAAACCGACGTGCTCGCCACCCTCGCCGCGCTGGCCGGCCAAAGCTATGTGAACACCACACTGGGACGCAACCTGCTCGATCCACGCTTCGACGGCGAGCGCTATGCCTTCAAGATCATCCAGAGTACCCCGGTACGTATCGGTCTCATCGGCGACGAGTTCTATTTCGAGACCAACGCGGATGGCAGCTATCGCCATCTGCACCGGCTGGACAGCAAAAAGCCGCGTGACAACGTGATTGAGCGCTACCCCGACGTGGCGGCACGCATGGAACAGATGACGCGGGCCTACCATGAAACCGCCAAGTACATGTTGTATCACAACAAGCCGGTCACGCCGGACTAG
- a CDS encoding phosphoribulokinase — MSEKHPVIAVTGSSGAGTTTVKNAFEHIFHRENIKPLVVEGDSFHRYNRAEMKKALEEFAKKGKNLSHFGPDANHFDLLAETFATYGRTGKCKRRYYIHSDAEAVEHNARLNANYKAGEFTPWETISDKTDLLFYEGLHGGVVDGKIDVAAYTDLLIGVVPIVNLEWIQKIFRDNAQRGYSAEAIVDTILRRMPDYVNYITPQFSRTDINFQRVPTVDTSNPFIARDIPTPDESFVVIRFRDPAKFNTDFPYLLNMIPNSFMSRRNTIVVPGGKMGFAMELILAPIIHGMIEKSRKAKSSKVKAAK, encoded by the coding sequence ATGTCCGAGAAGCATCCAGTGATCGCGGTCACCGGTTCCTCCGGTGCCGGCACGACCACGGTCAAGAACGCCTTCGAACACATCTTCCACCGCGAAAACATCAAGCCGCTGGTGGTGGAAGGCGATTCGTTCCACCGCTACAACCGCGCCGAGATGAAGAAGGCCCTGGAAGAGTTCGCCAAGAAGGGCAAGAACCTGTCCCACTTCGGTCCCGACGCCAACCACTTCGACCTGCTGGCCGAAACCTTCGCCACCTACGGTCGCACCGGCAAGTGCAAGCGGCGCTACTACATCCACAGCGACGCCGAAGCCGTCGAGCACAACGCGCGCCTGAACGCCAACTACAAGGCCGGTGAGTTCACGCCATGGGAAACCATCAGCGACAAGACCGACCTGCTGTTCTACGAAGGGCTGCACGGCGGCGTGGTGGACGGCAAGATCGACGTCGCCGCCTATACCGACCTGCTGATCGGCGTGGTGCCCATCGTCAACCTGGAGTGGATCCAGAAGATATTCCGCGACAACGCCCAGCGCGGCTACTCCGCCGAGGCCATCGTCGACACCATCCTGCGCCGCATGCCGGACTACGTGAACTACATCACCCCGCAGTTCTCCCGTACCGACATCAACTTCCAGCGCGTACCGACCGTCGACACCTCCAATCCATTCATCGCCCGCGACATCCCGACCCCGGACGAGTCCTTCGTGGTGATCCGTTTCCGCGACCCGGCGAAGTTCAATACCGACTTCCCCTATCTGCTGAACATGATCCCCAACTCCTTCATGTCACGCCGCAATACCATCGTGGTCCCCGGCGGCAAGATGGGCTTCGCCATGGAACTGATCCTCGCCCCGATCATCCACGGCATGATCGAGAAAAGCCGCAAGGCCAAGAGCAGCAAGGTCAAGGCCGCGAAGTAA
- the dusB gene encoding tRNA dihydrouridine synthase DusB codes for MQIGPYKLANNLVLAPMAGVTDRPFRQLCKQLGAGMAVSEMVSSNSLLWGSAKTKRRADHDGEVEPRNVQIMGADPKLMADAARYNVDNGAQIIDINMGCPAKKVCNVSAGSALLRDEDLVRRILEAVVSAVPEVPVTLKFRTGWDREHKNGVTIARIAENVGIQSLAVHGRTRADGYSGEAEYDTIAAIKASVRIPVIANGDITTPQKAKQVLDYTGADGLMIGRAAQGRPWIFRDIQHYLTTGELLPEPSAQEVRDILLGHLNNLYAFYGEYTGVRMARKHISWYSKGQRHGAAFRQEVNRVEGAAQQLQMVRDFFDRIINGEELAA; via the coding sequence ATGCAGATCGGACCCTACAAACTGGCCAACAACCTGGTGCTCGCGCCCATGGCGGGGGTCACCGATCGGCCGTTCCGCCAGTTGTGCAAACAGCTCGGCGCCGGCATGGCGGTGTCCGAGATGGTATCGTCCAACTCCCTGCTGTGGGGCAGCGCAAAGACCAAGCGCCGCGCCGATCACGACGGCGAGGTGGAGCCGCGCAACGTGCAGATCATGGGCGCAGACCCCAAACTGATGGCCGACGCCGCGCGCTACAACGTGGACAACGGCGCGCAGATCATCGACATCAACATGGGCTGCCCGGCCAAGAAGGTGTGCAACGTCTCCGCCGGCTCCGCCCTGCTGCGCGACGAAGATCTGGTGCGGCGCATTCTCGAAGCCGTGGTAAGCGCCGTGCCCGAGGTGCCGGTCACCCTCAAGTTCCGCACCGGCTGGGATCGCGAGCACAAGAACGGCGTCACCATCGCCCGTATCGCCGAGAATGTCGGCATCCAGTCCCTCGCCGTGCACGGCCGCACCCGCGCCGACGGCTACAGCGGCGAAGCCGAATACGACACCATCGCCGCCATCAAGGCCAGCGTGCGCATCCCGGTGATCGCCAACGGCGACATCACCACACCGCAGAAGGCCAAACAGGTTCTCGACTACACCGGCGCCGATGGCCTGATGATCGGCCGCGCCGCCCAGGGGCGGCCGTGGATTTTCCGCGACATCCAGCATTACCTGACCACCGGCGAGCTGCTGCCCGAACCCTCGGCGCAGGAGGTGCGCGACATCCTGCTCGGTCACCTGAACAACCTGTACGCCTTTTATGGCGAGTACACCGGCGTGCGCATGGCTCGCAAGCACATCTCCTGGTACAGCAAGGGGCAGCGCCACGGTGCCGCCTTCCGCCAGGAGGTGAACCGCGTGGAGGGTGCGGCGCAGCAACTGCAAATGGTCAGGGACTTTTTCGACCGCATCATCAACGGGGAGGAATTGGCGGCATGA